In one window of Azotobacter salinestris DNA:
- a CDS encoding putative bifunctional diguanylate cyclase/phosphodiesterase, with protein MLTRLARLSLRKSLPLVLGFFALIFTLLLTTLYLPRTIDKELHAWRSHTNQLLVLLQSTLSDHLRHGRQAELETALADFASLQGIRWAMVADPQLRVLATTRLGLAPRHLGISAEQVQAQMASGHPAWLEQAGRRYLAVLPLGQTLQRSEESGKALLVDLDFNPLLDRTRFEAWLYLGQILVLLLLLGVLLNRLYHSLITRRLARIDRAARRFAADQEPQPAAVEGHDEIGQLAGTFSQMMSQLHERQQALQDSEQLMRELFDSSPVGMLVVGSGLCIEQANPAAAALFGCAPADLPGKRPRDHLLKGDSLRRLLRTPANTPVELTGLRQGRELPLEVTWTPFMRDGTRHYLLLLRDISARLQAEQRLRFLAHFDPLTHLANRHCLVQRLEQLLAARTPLSLLFLDIDHFKRINDTLGHEVGDRLLVEIARRLARLVPEQALVARSGGDEFLLLLEKRTAEQARELAEALLRGFKAPLQVGQYECFVTPSIGIAGCDGQGDATDLLKQADLALYAAKDAGRNRLAIYSRPLGEAAERRLQLEHELRRALDQQEFVLHYQAQVDDQGRPQVMEALLRWHSPTRGLVLPGEFIPVLEESGMIIEATRWVFREACRQARRWAEQGHALRIAVNLSPLDFRQADLAGSLLAILEEEQPPAGSLELEITESALLDAGDEVQKTLARLKAVGMPLLLDDFGTGYASLTYLQQFPFDGIKIDRQFVAGLPDSEHSVALVRGILTMARHLGLHVVAEGVSNERQAAFLRFNGCPSLQGYHYCRPQSAADIERTWSQESPSGLQPQGH; from the coding sequence ATGCTGACCCGCCTCGCCCGGCTGTCCCTGCGCAAATCCCTGCCGCTGGTGCTCGGCTTCTTCGCCCTGATCTTCACCCTGCTGCTGACCACCCTGTACCTGCCGCGCACCATCGACAAGGAGCTGCACGCCTGGCGCAGCCACACCAACCAGTTGCTCGTGCTGCTGCAGAGCACCCTGAGCGACCACCTGCGCCACGGCCGCCAAGCCGAACTGGAAACCGCGCTGGCCGACTTCGCCAGCCTGCAGGGAATCCGCTGGGCCATGGTGGCCGATCCGCAGCTGCGCGTGCTGGCGACCACCCGTCTGGGTCTCGCCCCCCGGCACCTCGGCATCTCCGCCGAGCAGGTGCAGGCCCAGATGGCCAGCGGGCATCCCGCCTGGCTGGAGCAGGCCGGCAGGCGCTACCTGGCCGTTCTCCCCCTCGGCCAGACCCTCCAACGCAGCGAGGAAAGCGGCAAGGCGCTGCTGGTCGATCTGGATTTCAACCCGCTGCTCGACCGGACCCGTTTCGAGGCCTGGCTCTACCTCGGCCAGATCCTCGTGCTGCTGTTGCTGCTCGGCGTGCTTCTCAACCGCCTCTACCACAGCCTGATCACCCGGCGCCTGGCGCGCATCGACCGGGCGGCCCGGCGCTTCGCCGCCGATCAGGAACCGCAGCCGGCGGCGGTCGAGGGCCATGACGAGATCGGCCAGTTGGCCGGCACCTTCAGCCAGATGATGAGCCAGCTGCACGAGCGCCAGCAGGCCCTGCAGGACAGCGAGCAACTGATGCGCGAGCTGTTCGACAGCTCGCCGGTGGGCATGCTGGTGGTCGGCAGCGGGTTGTGCATCGAGCAGGCCAACCCGGCAGCGGCGGCGCTGTTCGGCTGTGCTCCGGCAGACCTGCCGGGCAAGCGCCCGCGCGATCATCTGCTGAAAGGCGACTCCCTCAGGCGCCTGCTGCGCACGCCGGCCAACACGCCGGTCGAGCTGACCGGCCTGCGCCAGGGGCGGGAGCTGCCGCTGGAGGTCACCTGGACGCCCTTCATGCGCGACGGCACCCGGCACTATCTGCTCCTGCTGCGCGACATCAGCGCGCGCCTGCAGGCCGAGCAGCGCCTGCGCTTCCTCGCCCATTTCGACCCGCTGACCCACCTGGCCAACCGTCACTGCCTGGTCCAGCGCCTGGAGCAGCTGCTGGCCGCCCGGACGCCGCTGAGCCTGCTGTTCCTCGACATCGACCACTTCAAGCGGATCAACGACACCCTCGGCCACGAGGTCGGCGACCGCCTGCTGGTGGAAATCGCCCGGCGCCTGGCTCGCCTGGTTCCCGAGCAGGCCCTGGTGGCCCGCTCCGGTGGCGACGAATTCCTCCTGCTGCTGGAAAAGCGCACGGCGGAGCAGGCCCGCGAGCTGGCCGAGGCTCTGCTGCGGGGCTTCAAGGCCCCGCTGCAGGTCGGCCAGTACGAATGCTTCGTCACGCCCAGCATCGGCATCGCCGGCTGCGACGGCCAGGGCGACGCCACCGACCTGCTCAAGCAGGCCGACCTGGCCCTCTATGCCGCCAAGGATGCCGGCCGCAACCGCCTGGCCATCTACAGCCGCCCGCTCGGCGAGGCCGCCGAGCGCCGCCTGCAGCTGGAGCACGAACTGCGCCGCGCCCTGGACCAGCAGGAGTTCGTCCTGCACTACCAGGCCCAGGTCGACGACCAGGGCCGTCCTCAGGTCATGGAAGCCCTGCTGCGCTGGCACTCGCCGACCCGTGGACTGGTGCTGCCCGGCGAATTCATTCCGGTGCTGGAGGAAAGCGGCATGATCATCGAGGCCACCCGCTGGGTGTTCCGCGAGGCCTGCCGCCAGGCGCGCCGCTGGGCCGAGCAGGGCCACGCGCTGCGCATCGCGGTCAACCTGTCGCCGCTGGACTTCCGCCAGGCCGACCTGGCCGGCAGCCTGCTGGCCATCCTCGAGGAGGAGCAGCCCCCAGCCGGATCGCTCGAACTGGAAATCACCGAGAGCGCCCTGCTCGATGCCGGCGACGAGGTCCAGAAGACTCTGGCCCGCCTCAAGGCCGTCGGCATGCCGCTGCTGCTGGACGACTTCGGCACCGGCTATGCCTCGCTGACCTACCTGCAGCAGTTCCCCTTCGACGGCATCAAGATCGACCGCCAGTTCGTCGCCGGCCTCCCGGATAGCGAGCACTCGGTGGCCCTGGTGCGCGGCATCCTGACCAT
- the ppa gene encoding inorganic diphosphatase, which yields MSYSKIPAGKDLPNDIYVAIEIPANHAPIKYEIDKDSDCLFVDRFMATPMFYPANYGYIPNTLADDGDPLDVLVVTPYPVAPGSVIRARPVGVLHMTDEGGGDAKLIAVPHDKLTVLYQDVKEYTDLPALLLEQIKHFFENYKDLEKGKWVKVESWGNAEAARAEILKAVAAYQK from the coding sequence ATGAGCTACAGCAAGATCCCGGCCGGCAAGGACCTGCCGAACGACATCTACGTCGCCATCGAGATCCCGGCCAACCATGCGCCGATCAAGTACGAGATCGACAAGGACAGCGACTGCCTGTTCGTCGACCGCTTCATGGCGACTCCGATGTTCTACCCGGCCAACTACGGCTACATCCCCAACACCCTGGCCGACGACGGCGACCCGCTGGACGTGCTGGTGGTGACCCCCTACCCGGTCGCCCCCGGCTCGGTGATCCGCGCCCGTCCGGTCGGCGTGCTGCACATGACCGACGAAGGCGGCGGCGACGCCAAGCTGATCGCCGTGCCGCACGACAAGCTGACCGTCCTCTACCAGGACGTGAAGGAATACACCGACCTGCCGGCGCTGCTGCTGGAGCAGATCAAGCACTTCTTCGAGAACTACAAGGACCTCGAAAAGGGCAAGTGGGTGAAAGTCGAGAGCTGGGGCAACGCCGAAGCGGCCCGCGCTGAAATCCTCAAGGCAGTCGCCGCTTACCAGAAGTAA
- a CDS encoding zinc-dependent peptidase, protein MWSLSAWRRRRILARSPVDPDLWRQVLDSLPILDGLSAEETERLRERCVLFLHAKRLTALPGVELDAFARLRLAAQAELPLLNLPELDWYGGFHELVLYPDDFLSPQKHRDAAGVVHEWDDERSGEAWHQGPVILAWPGVAASGEWDGYNLAIHELAHKLDMLNGDANGLPPLHADMRVQDWAAALQAAYDDLDARLEADPDAETPIDPYAAENPAEFFAVTSEYFFSAPDLLVEAYPAVYDQLMAFYRQDPLARLRRLQVEDPQYRVEAQPVSKA, encoded by the coding sequence ATGTGGTCCCTCAGCGCCTGGCGCCGCCGGCGCATCCTCGCCCGCTCTCCGGTCGATCCCGACCTCTGGCGCCAGGTCCTGGACAGCCTGCCGATCCTCGACGGCCTGAGCGCCGAGGAAACCGAGCGGCTGCGCGAGCGCTGCGTGCTCTTTCTGCACGCCAAGCGGCTCACCGCGCTGCCGGGGGTCGAGCTGGACGCCTTCGCCCGCCTGCGCTTGGCCGCCCAGGCCGAACTGCCACTGCTCAACCTGCCGGAACTGGACTGGTACGGGGGCTTCCACGAGCTGGTGCTGTACCCCGACGACTTCCTCAGCCCGCAGAAGCATCGCGACGCCGCCGGCGTGGTCCACGAGTGGGATGACGAACGCAGCGGCGAGGCCTGGCACCAGGGACCGGTGATCCTCGCCTGGCCAGGTGTCGCGGCCAGCGGCGAGTGGGACGGCTACAACCTGGCGATCCACGAGCTGGCGCACAAGCTGGACATGCTCAACGGCGACGCCAACGGCCTGCCGCCGCTGCACGCCGACATGCGCGTGCAGGACTGGGCTGCCGCCCTGCAGGCCGCCTACGACGACCTCGACGCCCGTCTGGAGGCCGACCCCGACGCCGAGACGCCGATCGACCCCTATGCCGCCGAGAACCCGGCGGAGTTCTTCGCGGTGACCAGCGAATACTTCTTCAGCGCCCCCGACCTGCTCGTCGAGGCCTATCCGGCGGTCTACGACCAATTGATGGCCTTCTATCGCCAGGACCCGCTGGCACGATTGCGCCGCCTGCAGGTCGAAGACCCGCAGTACCGCGTGGAAGCCCAGCCTGTGAGCAAGGCTTGA
- a CDS encoding ABC transporter substrate-binding protein: MRILLLALIPLTLLACKMEPDTLRIGSNRWPGYAPLYLAAELQWLEPAGLRLVEYPNTSGVLRAFRNGLLDGALLTLDETLTLQSSGLDLEVLLVADLSAGADALYARPPILRPADLRGRRVGVESGALGAFFLSRILDRAGLQADALTVVELPVHEQVAALGENRVDALVSFASLEPALAALGARRIFDSRELPGEIVDVLVVDRRRIDAGQRKRLKSLWYEALHIWQQSPECAGTQLPQRLGLNAQGLQDSLAGLVLADAGLNRQMLKDGRLLDSLERLNHYMVENRLLPLPSRPRELLASCRGYGC; encoded by the coding sequence ATGCGCATCCTCCTGTTGGCACTGATACCCCTGACCCTGCTGGCCTGCAAGATGGAGCCGGACACGCTCCGCATCGGCAGCAACCGCTGGCCCGGCTATGCCCCGCTGTATCTGGCCGCCGAACTGCAGTGGCTGGAGCCGGCCGGCCTGCGGCTGGTCGAATACCCCAACACCAGCGGCGTGCTGCGCGCCTTCCGCAACGGCCTGCTGGATGGCGCCCTGCTCACCCTGGACGAAACCCTGACGCTGCAGAGCAGCGGCCTGGACCTGGAAGTCCTGCTGGTCGCCGACCTCTCGGCCGGTGCCGACGCGCTCTATGCCCGCCCGCCGATCCTGCGGCCCGCCGACCTCCGGGGACGGCGCGTCGGGGTGGAAAGCGGCGCCCTCGGGGCCTTCTTCCTGTCGCGCATCCTCGACCGGGCCGGCCTGCAGGCCGACGCGTTGACCGTCGTCGAACTGCCGGTTCACGAACAGGTCGCCGCCCTGGGCGAGAACCGCGTCGATGCGCTGGTCAGTTTCGCCTCCCTGGAGCCGGCGCTGGCGGCGCTCGGCGCCCGGCGCATCTTCGACAGCCGCGAGCTGCCCGGCGAGATCGTCGACGTGCTGGTAGTCGATCGCCGGCGCATCGATGCCGGACAGCGCAAGCGCCTGAAGTCGCTGTGGTACGAGGCCCTGCACATCTGGCAGCAATCCCCCGAATGCGCGGGCACGCAGCTGCCGCAGCGCCTGGGGCTGAACGCACAGGGCCTGCAGGACAGCCTCGCCGGACTGGTGCTGGCCGATGCCGGCCTCAACCGGCAGATGCTCAAGGACGGCCGCCTGCTGGACAGCCTTGAGCGCCTGAACCACTACATGGTCGAAAATCGTCTGCTGCCCCTCCCGAGCAGGCCAAGAGAGCTGCTCGCCAGCTGCAGGGGCTACGGATGCTGA
- the yiaY gene encoding L-threonine dehydrogenase encodes MSSTFFIPAVNMMGIGSLDEAMGAIKNHGFRKALIVTDAGLAKAGVADRVSQLLAQQDIASVLYDGAKPNPTVSNVENGLTLLKSSGCDFVISLGGGSPHDCAKGIALCAANGGHISEYEGVDRSARPQLPLVAINTTAGTASEMTRFCIITDETRHVKMAIVDRNVTPLLSVNDPSLMAAMPKGLTAATGMDALTHAVEAYVSTAATPITDACALKAVELISANLRNAVANGGDMTARENMAYAQFLAGMAFNNASLGYVHAMAHQLGGFYDLPHGVCNAVLLPHVESFNASVCPDRLRDVAKSMGVDVQGMSAEQGAQAALAAIRTLSKDIGIPGGLAELGAKADDIPVLAANALKDACGLTNPRPADQQQIEEIFRSAL; translated from the coding sequence ATGAGCAGCACCTTCTTCATCCCTGCAGTGAACATGATGGGCATCGGCAGCCTCGATGAGGCCATGGGCGCGATCAAGAACCACGGCTTTCGCAAGGCGCTGATCGTCACCGATGCCGGCTTGGCGAAAGCCGGCGTGGCCGACAGGGTTTCCCAGTTGCTGGCCCAGCAGGATATCGCTTCCGTCCTCTACGACGGTGCCAAGCCGAACCCCACCGTCAGCAACGTCGAAAACGGTCTGACCCTGCTCAAGAGCAGCGGCTGCGACTTCGTCATCTCCCTGGGCGGCGGCTCGCCCCACGACTGCGCCAAGGGCATCGCCCTGTGCGCCGCCAACGGCGGGCACATCAGCGAGTACGAGGGCGTCGACCGCTCGGCCCGTCCGCAGCTGCCGCTGGTCGCCATCAACACCACCGCCGGCACCGCCAGCGAGATGACCCGCTTCTGCATCATCACCGACGAGACCCGCCACGTGAAAATGGCCATCGTCGACCGCAATGTCACCCCGCTGCTGTCGGTCAACGACCCCTCGCTGATGGCCGCCATGCCCAAGGGCCTGACCGCCGCCACCGGCATGGACGCGCTGACCCATGCGGTCGAGGCCTACGTCTCCACCGCCGCCACCCCGATCACCGACGCCTGCGCCCTGAAGGCCGTCGAGCTGATCTCCGCCAACCTGCGCAACGCCGTGGCCAACGGCGGCGACATGACCGCCCGCGAGAACATGGCCTACGCCCAGTTCCTCGCCGGCATGGCCTTCAACAACGCCTCGCTGGGCTACGTGCATGCCATGGCGCACCAGCTCGGCGGCTTCTACGATCTGCCCCACGGCGTCTGCAACGCGGTCCTGCTGCCGCATGTGGAAAGCTTCAACGCCAGCGTCTGTCCGGATCGCCTGCGCGACGTCGCCAAGTCCATGGGCGTCGACGTCCAGGGCATGAGCGCCGAGCAGGGCGCCCAGGCCGCCCTCGCGGCGATCCGCACCCTGTCCAAGGACATCGGCATCCCGGGCGGCCTCGCCGAGCTGGGCGCCAAGGCCGACGACATCCCGGTCCTCGCCGCCAACGCCCTGAAGGACGCCTGCGGCCTGACCAACCCGCGCCCGGCCGACCAGCAGCAGATCGAGGAAATCTTCCGCAGCGCCTTGTAA
- the exaC gene encoding acetaldehyde dehydrogenase ExaC, whose protein sequence is MRYAHPGSEGAIVSYKVRYGNYIGGQFVPPVKGQYFTNSSPVTGEEFAEFPRSTAEDIEKALDAAHAAADTWGRTSVQERAAVLLKIADRIEQNLEVLAVTETWDNGKPVRETLNADVPLSADHFRYYAGCIRAQEGSTGEINENTVAYHFHEPLGVVGQIIPWNFPLLMAAWKLAPALAAGNCIVLKPAEQTPLSITVLLELIGDLLPPGVLNVVHGFGREAGEALATSKRIAKIAFTGSTPVGAHILKCAADNIIPSTVELGGKSPNIFFEDIMQAEPAFIEKAAEGLVLAFFNQGEVCTCPSRALIQESIYDDFMKVVMKKVGQIKRGHPLDTDTMVGAQASSQQFEKILSYLEIARSEGAEVLTGGAAERLEGSLASGYYIQPTLLKGHNKMRVFQEEIFGPVVGVTTFKDEAEALAIANDTEFGLGAGVWTRDINRAYRMGRGIQAGRVWTNCYHLYPAHAAFGGYKKSGVGRETHKMMLDHYQQTKNLLVSYDINPLGFF, encoded by the coding sequence ATGCGGTATGCCCATCCCGGCAGTGAAGGCGCCATCGTTTCCTACAAGGTCCGCTACGGCAACTACATCGGCGGCCAGTTCGTGCCCCCGGTGAAGGGTCAGTACTTCACCAACAGCTCGCCGGTCACCGGCGAGGAATTCGCCGAATTCCCCCGCTCCACCGCCGAGGACATCGAGAAGGCACTGGACGCCGCCCACGCCGCCGCCGACACCTGGGGCCGCACCTCGGTGCAGGAACGCGCCGCCGTCCTGCTGAAGATCGCCGACCGCATCGAGCAGAACCTCGAAGTGCTGGCCGTCACCGAAACCTGGGACAACGGCAAGCCGGTCCGCGAGACCCTCAACGCCGACGTGCCGCTGTCCGCCGACCACTTCCGCTACTACGCCGGCTGCATCCGCGCCCAGGAAGGCAGCACCGGCGAGATCAACGAGAACACCGTCGCCTACCACTTCCACGAGCCGCTGGGCGTGGTCGGCCAGATCATCCCGTGGAACTTCCCGCTGCTGATGGCTGCCTGGAAGCTCGCCCCGGCCCTGGCCGCCGGCAACTGCATCGTGCTCAAGCCCGCCGAGCAGACCCCGCTGTCGATCACCGTGCTGCTCGAGCTGATCGGCGACCTGCTGCCGCCCGGCGTGCTGAACGTCGTCCACGGCTTCGGCCGCGAGGCCGGCGAGGCGCTGGCGACCAGCAAGCGCATCGCCAAGATCGCCTTCACCGGCTCCACCCCGGTGGGCGCGCACATCCTCAAGTGCGCCGCCGACAACATCATCCCGAGCACCGTCGAACTGGGCGGCAAGTCGCCGAACATCTTCTTCGAGGACATCATGCAGGCCGAGCCGGCCTTCATCGAGAAGGCCGCCGAAGGTCTGGTGCTGGCCTTCTTCAACCAGGGCGAGGTGTGCACCTGCCCGTCGCGCGCGCTGATCCAGGAGTCCATCTACGACGACTTCATGAAGGTCGTGATGAAGAAGGTCGGCCAGATCAAGCGCGGCCATCCGCTGGACACCGACACCATGGTCGGCGCCCAGGCCTCCAGCCAGCAGTTCGAGAAGATCCTCTCCTACCTGGAAATCGCCCGCAGCGAAGGCGCCGAAGTCCTGACCGGCGGCGCCGCCGAGCGCCTGGAAGGCAGCCTGGCAAGCGGCTACTACATCCAGCCGACCCTGCTCAAGGGCCACAACAAGATGCGCGTGTTCCAGGAAGAGATCTTCGGCCCGGTGGTCGGCGTCACCACCTTCAAGGACGAAGCCGAGGCCCTGGCCATCGCCAACGACACCGAGTTCGGCCTGGGCGCCGGCGTCTGGACCCGCGACATCAACCGCGCCTATCGCATGGGCCGCGGCATCCAGGCCGGCCGCGTGTGGACCAACTGCTACCACCTGTATCCGGCGCATGCCGCCTTCGGTGGCTACAAGAAGTCCGGCGTCGGCCGCGAAACCCACAAGATGATGCTCGACCACTACCAGCAGACCAAGAACCTGCTGGTCAGCTACGACATCAACCCGCTGGGCTTCTTCTGA
- a CDS encoding sigma-54-dependent Fis family transcriptional regulator → MQANRMLRHVHQVRTLAEGRAIGPANDPSIARSWLRCLEQHQLDPSQPLTPSVLEHAHLQECRERLQQVLEIASGEMNSLHLQLAGSAHAVLLTDARGVILNRVSAAAEQSTFEHAGLWLGADWSEACEGTNGIGTCLVERQPLTIQQEEHFRSCHTGLTCSASPVFDPHGELLAVLDVSSLQGNVSRQSQFHTMALVNLSAKVIESCYFLRRFENEWLLRFHLQAEYVGLFSEGLLAFDGEGRVLAVNQTAINLLGGGRRELLGQSVEALFASRLDDMLALASEQPSASWPLRTQDGRMLFALLRGRPRRPVTAVPVEGTAVPAVPAVPASICLGDLNLQQAFRRALRVIERDVPLLLHGETGSGKEAFAKAVHQAGSRAERPFVALNCAAIPENLIESELFGYRGGSFTGARKEGMRGKLQQADGGTLFLDEIGDMPLALQTRLLRVLDERQVVPIGGEPEPVDVRVISATHRDLRERVAAGLFREDLFYRLDGLAVILPPLRERTDKGELIDHLLEREARGEAIRLEPAARQALLNYAWPGNVRQLRSVLRAQVALCEDGLIRLADLPAELRLTPVLPAPAPLETSGLLEQAERDALLAALEANHWHVSRTAEQLGISRNTLYRKLQRHGIRREGD, encoded by the coding sequence ATGCAAGCGAACCGCATGCTTCGCCATGTCCATCAGGTGCGGACTCTGGCCGAGGGAAGGGCCATCGGACCGGCCAACGATCCCTCGATCGCCCGCTCCTGGCTGCGATGCCTGGAGCAGCACCAGCTGGACCCGTCGCAGCCGCTGACGCCCAGCGTGCTGGAGCACGCCCATCTGCAGGAGTGCCGCGAGCGCCTGCAGCAGGTGCTGGAGATCGCCAGCGGCGAGATGAACAGCCTTCACCTGCAGCTGGCCGGCAGCGCCCACGCCGTGCTGCTGACCGACGCCCGCGGGGTGATCCTCAACCGCGTCAGCGCCGCCGCCGAGCAGTCGACCTTCGAGCACGCCGGGCTGTGGCTGGGCGCCGACTGGAGCGAGGCCTGCGAGGGCACCAACGGTATCGGCACCTGCCTGGTCGAGCGCCAGCCTTTGACCATCCAGCAGGAGGAGCACTTCCGCAGCTGCCATACTGGTCTGACCTGCTCGGCCAGCCCGGTGTTCGATCCGCACGGCGAACTGCTCGCGGTGCTCGACGTCTCCTCGCTGCAGGGCAACGTGTCGCGGCAGAGCCAGTTCCACACCATGGCGCTGGTCAACCTCTCGGCCAAGGTGATCGAGAGCTGCTATTTCCTGCGCCGCTTCGAGAACGAGTGGCTGCTGCGCTTCCATCTGCAGGCCGAGTACGTCGGCCTGTTCAGCGAGGGGCTGCTGGCCTTCGACGGCGAGGGGCGGGTGCTGGCGGTCAACCAGACCGCCATCAACCTGCTCGGCGGCGGCCGCCGCGAGTTGCTCGGCCAGTCGGTCGAGGCTCTGTTCGCCAGTCGCCTGGACGACATGCTGGCGCTGGCCAGCGAGCAGCCGAGCGCCAGCTGGCCGCTGCGCACCCAGGATGGCCGGATGCTCTTCGCCCTGCTGCGCGGGCGGCCGCGCCGTCCGGTGACTGCAGTGCCAGTGGAAGGTACCGCTGTGCCCGCTGTGCCCGCTGTGCCGGCGAGCATCTGCCTGGGCGATCTCAATCTGCAGCAGGCCTTCCGCCGCGCGCTGCGGGTGATCGAGCGCGACGTGCCGCTGTTGCTGCACGGCGAGACCGGCTCCGGCAAGGAGGCCTTCGCCAAGGCCGTGCACCAGGCCGGCAGCCGCGCCGAGCGGCCGTTCGTCGCGCTGAACTGCGCGGCGATCCCCGAGAACCTGATCGAGAGCGAGCTGTTCGGCTACCGCGGCGGCAGCTTCACCGGAGCGCGCAAGGAAGGCATGCGCGGCAAGCTGCAGCAGGCCGACGGCGGCACCCTGTTCCTCGACGAGATCGGCGACATGCCGCTGGCCCTGCAGACCCGCCTGCTGCGCGTGCTCGACGAGCGCCAGGTGGTGCCCATCGGCGGCGAGCCGGAGCCGGTAGACGTGCGGGTGATCAGCGCCACCCACCGCGACCTGCGCGAGCGGGTCGCCGCCGGGTTGTTCCGCGAGGACCTGTTCTACCGCCTGGACGGTCTGGCGGTGATCCTGCCGCCGCTGCGCGAGCGGACCGACAAGGGCGAGCTGATCGACCATCTGCTCGAGCGCGAGGCGCGCGGCGAGGCGATCCGCCTCGAACCGGCGGCGCGCCAGGCGCTGCTCAACTATGCCTGGCCGGGCAACGTGCGCCAGCTGCGCAGCGTGCTGCGCGCCCAGGTGGCGCTCTGCGAGGACGGCCTGATCCGCCTGGCCGACCTGCCGGCGGAGCTGCGCCTGACCCCGGTGCTGCCGGCGCCGGCGCCGCTGGAAACCAGCGGCCTGCTGGAGCAGGCCGAGCGCGACGCCCTGCTGGCCGCCCTCGAGGCCAATCACTGGCACGTGAGCCGTACCGCCGAGCAGCTCGGCATCAGCCGCAACACCCTCTACCGCAAGCTGCAGCGCCACGGCATCCGCCGCGAAGGCGACTGA
- the adhP gene encoding alcohol dehydrogenase AdhP, with amino-acid sequence MAKTMKAAVVAAFGKPLEIREVPVPTPGPGQLLVKIAACGVCHTDLHAAEGDWPVKPNPPFIPGHEGVGQVVAVGAGVSHIKEGDRVGIPWLHSSCGHCEHCLGGWETLCLSQTNTGYSVNGGFAEYALADAEYVGHLPDNADFVEIAPILCAGVTVYKGLKMTDTRPGQWVAISGIGGLGHMAVQYARAMGLNVAAVDVDDAKLELARRLGATLTVNALQQDAAAFLCQEVGGMHGVLVTAVSPKAFSQALGMTRRGGTLVLNGLPPGEFSLSIFDMVLNGTTVRGSIVGTRLDLQEALDFAGQGKVRATVASEPLENINDIFARMHKGQIEGRIVLDLAA; translated from the coding sequence ATGGCCAAGACGATGAAAGCGGCCGTTGTCGCCGCGTTCGGCAAGCCGCTGGAGATTCGCGAAGTACCGGTGCCCACGCCCGGCCCCGGACAACTGCTGGTGAAGATCGCCGCCTGCGGCGTCTGCCACACCGACCTGCACGCCGCCGAAGGCGACTGGCCGGTCAAACCCAATCCCCCCTTCATTCCCGGCCACGAAGGCGTGGGCCAGGTGGTCGCCGTGGGCGCCGGCGTCAGCCACATCAAGGAAGGCGACCGGGTCGGCATTCCCTGGCTGCACTCCAGCTGCGGCCACTGCGAACACTGCCTGGGCGGCTGGGAAACCCTCTGCCTGTCGCAGACCAATACCGGTTACTCGGTGAACGGCGGCTTCGCCGAATACGCCCTGGCCGATGCCGAGTACGTCGGCCATCTGCCTGACAACGCCGACTTCGTCGAGATCGCGCCCATCCTCTGCGCCGGGGTGACCGTCTACAAGGGCCTGAAGATGACCGACACCCGTCCCGGCCAGTGGGTGGCGATCTCCGGCATCGGCGGCCTCGGCCACATGGCCGTGCAGTACGCCAGGGCCATGGGCCTCAACGTCGCCGCCGTGGACGTGGACGACGCCAAGCTGGAGCTGGCCCGGCGGCTCGGCGCCACCCTCACCGTCAACGCCCTCCAGCAGGATGCGGCGGCCTTCCTCTGCCAGGAGGTCGGCGGCATGCACGGCGTACTGGTCACCGCCGTCTCGCCGAAGGCCTTCTCCCAGGCCCTGGGCATGACCCGCCGTGGCGGCACCCTGGTCCTCAACGGCCTGCCGCCCGGCGAGTTCAGCCTGTCGATCTTCGACATGGTGCTCAACGGCACCACGGTGCGCGGCTCCATCGTCGGCACCCGTCTGGACCTGCAGGAAGCGCTGGACTTCGCCGGCCAGGGCAAGGTCCGGGCCACGGTCGCCAGCGAGCCGCTGGAGAACATCAACGACATCTTCGCGCGCATGCACAAGGGGCAGATCGAGGGGCGCATCGTCCTCGACCTCGCCGCCTGA